The genomic window CGACCATGGCGTCGAGTTCAGTCGAAATAGCTGCGGCCGGCGTCGAAGCGCGACGCGAAATAGCCGCTCGACAGCCGGTCGATGCGCACGCGGCCGCTGGCTGCAGATGGCGCATGGATGAAGCGGTCGTCGCCGATATAGAGGCCGACGTGCGACAGTGGCCGGTTCAGCGTGTTGAAGAAGACGAGGTCGCCGGGTACCAGCTCGTGCCGCTCGACCGGTCGCCCCTGGCGGGCGATGTCGGCGGCGCTGCCGCTGACGCGCAGGCCGGCGGCGCGGTCGAAGATGTAGGACACCATGCCGCTGCAGTCGAGCCCGGCGTCCGGGTTCTTGCCGCCGAAGCGGTAACCGGTGTCGAGCAGCGACAGCGCGAACATCACCGCCTCGCGGCCGCGCTCGGAATGCCCGCGCGCAGCGCGCAGCGCCGGCGGCACGCTGCCGCAGGCGGCGAGCAGCATACCGGCGAAGGCGAACAGGAAATGTCGTCGGTGCATGGGCCAAGTATAAACTGCAGGTTTCGCATCCTTCACTTACGACCCAGCCGAGGTGCCGCCATGCAACTCAACGACCCCCTCCTCCTTCGCACCAGCGCCTACGTCGACGGCCGCTGGGAGGCCGCCGACGACGGTGCCAGCTTCGCCGTGACCGACCCGGCGAGCGGCGAGAAAATCGGCGAAGTACCGCAGATGGGCGCGCGCGAAACTGCGCGCGCGATCCTCGCCGCC from Azospira restricta includes these protein-coding regions:
- a CDS encoding C40 family peptidase, giving the protein MHRRHFLFAFAGMLLAACGSVPPALRAARGHSERGREAVMFALSLLDTGYRFGGKNPDAGLDCSGMVSYIFDRAAGLRVSGSAADIARQGRPVERHELVPGDLVFFNTLNRPLSHVGLYIGDDRFIHAPSAASGRVRIDRLSSGYFASRFDAGRSYFD